One region of Proteiniborus sp. DW1 genomic DNA includes:
- the galU gene encoding UTP--glucose-1-phosphate uridylyltransferase GalU: protein MIVRKAIIPAAGLGTRFLPATKAQPKEMLPIVDKPTLQYIIEEAVESGIEEILIITGRNKKSIEDHFDKSVELELELEKKGKTELLEEIREISDMVNIHYIRQKEPKGLGHAIYCAKSFIGNEPFAVLLGDDIVYADKPCLKQMIEVHDEYKTTILGVQEVAREDVNKYGIVEGKFIEDRVYKVKGLVEKPDIEQAPSNIAILGRYIINPAIFEILEHTKPGKGGEIQLTDALKVLAEREAMYAYNFEGRRYDVGDKQGFLEATVEYALRREDLRKEFLNYLIKTVEKEKDQI, encoded by the coding sequence GTGATAGTTCGTAAAGCCATCATACCAGCAGCAGGACTAGGAACTAGGTTTTTACCTGCAACAAAAGCACAACCAAAGGAAATGCTTCCAATTGTAGATAAGCCAACTCTCCAATATATTATCGAAGAGGCAGTAGAATCTGGAATTGAAGAAATATTAATCATAACAGGTAGAAATAAAAAAAGTATTGAAGACCATTTTGATAAATCAGTAGAGCTTGAGCTTGAGCTAGAAAAGAAGGGAAAAACTGAGTTATTAGAAGAGATTAGGGAAATTTCTGATATGGTAAATATTCACTATATAAGGCAAAAGGAGCCAAAGGGCTTAGGACATGCTATATATTGTGCCAAGAGCTTTATAGGAAATGAGCCCTTTGCGGTACTATTAGGTGATGATATTGTCTATGCAGATAAGCCTTGTTTAAAGCAAATGATAGAGGTTCATGATGAATACAAGACAACTATACTTGGAGTACAGGAAGTAGCTAGAGAAGATGTAAATAAATATGGCATTGTAGAGGGTAAATTTATTGAGGATAGAGTTTATAAGGTCAAAGGATTAGTAGAGAAGCCAGACATAGAGCAAGCTCCATCTAATATTGCCATACTTGGAAGATATATCATAAATCCTGCCATATTTGAGATATTAGAGCATACTAAACCTGGAAAAGGTGGCGAGATTCAATTAACAGATGCATTAAAGGTATTAGCTGAAAGAGAGGCCATGTATGCATATAACTTTGAGGGAAGAAGATATGATGTAGGAGATAAACAAGGATTTTTAGAGGCAACTGTTGAATATGCATTGAGACGTGAGGATTTAAGAAAAGAATTTTTAAATTATTTAATTAAAACAGTAGAAAAAGAAAAAGATCAGATTTAG